One Sphingobacteruim zhuxiongii DNA window includes the following coding sequences:
- a CDS encoding arginase, producing the protein MERPIELIKNRSDIGAGTRGADLGIDAMEIAAINKGSYFFKKYPHIDVPTRNESIYEIEGNTRAKHIKQIYQQCKDLSSIVENSLMGGNFPLVFSGDHSSAIGTVAGIRAKFPNKKLGIIWIDAHADIHSPYTTPSGNMHGMPIAAILGIDNTSAKKNDITPETHAYWEKLKAMVDQSTPIRKEHIVYFGVRDTEEEEDHLIDKLGIKNFRVEEVQKRGINSCLEECQTRLQDCEILYISFDVDSMDSDLVSEGTGTPVPKGFLPSEVQEIINSLLADKRVTCFEIVEVNPLLDKQGNKMAEIAFDILEQAFGLSKTK; encoded by the coding sequence ATGGAAAGACCAATTGAATTGATCAAGAATAGGTCGGATATCGGCGCAGGAACCCGCGGTGCAGACCTAGGCATTGACGCTATGGAGATCGCAGCAATCAATAAGGGCAGCTATTTCTTCAAAAAGTACCCACATATTGACGTGCCAACGAGAAATGAATCAATTTATGAAATTGAAGGAAATACTCGTGCAAAACATATTAAACAGATCTATCAGCAATGTAAAGACCTGAGTTCCATTGTAGAGAACAGCTTAATGGGAGGGAATTTCCCGTTAGTTTTTTCTGGAGATCATTCCTCTGCTATCGGCACTGTAGCTGGTATTCGGGCTAAATTTCCGAACAAAAAACTAGGCATCATTTGGATTGATGCACATGCCGACATTCATTCGCCCTATACCACGCCTTCAGGAAATATGCATGGAATGCCTATTGCAGCAATTTTAGGCATAGACAATACGTCGGCAAAAAAAAATGATATAACTCCGGAGACACATGCCTACTGGGAAAAGCTCAAGGCAATGGTGGATCAAAGCACCCCAATTCGAAAAGAACATATCGTTTATTTCGGCGTTCGCGACACGGAAGAAGAAGAAGACCATCTCATTGACAAGCTTGGCATTAAGAACTTTAGAGTTGAAGAAGTTCAAAAAAGGGGAATTAACTCTTGTCTTGAAGAATGCCAAACAAGACTTCAAGATTGCGAAATACTCTATATCTCATTTGATGTGGATAGTATGGATAGTGATTTAGTATCTGAGGGAACAGGAACCCCTGTCCCGAAAGGCTTTCTACCTTCCGAAGTGCAAGAAATCATAAATAGTCTCTTAGCGGACAAAAGGGTAACTTGTTTCGAAATCGTCGAAGTAAATCCATTGTTAGATAAGCAGGGTAATAAAATGGCGGAGATAGCATTTGATATTCTCGAACAGGCTTTCGGTCTCTCGAAAACCAAATAA
- a CDS encoding 2-oxoglutarate dehydrogenase E1 component has protein sequence MDKLTYLSNADSSYIDGLYQAYKADPNAVDFGWQKFFEGFEFGQGSEGVSGSVDVENVSEHALKEIDVLNMIHGYRDRGHLFTHTNPVRERRKYYPGKELETFGLSEADMDTVFNAGVEVGLGPAKLRDIRQLIEDTYCRSIGAEFKYIRNPEKIKWLQDRMEADRNKPNYDKETKQRILKKLNRAVVFENFLGTKFLGQKRFSLEGAEALIPALDSVLEKGSNLGIQEFMIGMAHRGRLNVLANIMGKPYKTILSEFEGKMYADEDPELQFGGDVKYHLGYSSDITTDSGKQIHLSLAPNPSHLETVDPIVEGVVRSKIDMKYDGDASKIAPILIHGDAAIAGQGVVYEVTQMSKLEGYRTGGTIHIVINNQVGFTTNYKDARSGTYCTDVAKITSSPVFHVNGDDAEAVVYAINLAVEYRQKYKTDVFIDLLCYRRYGHNEADEPKFTQPLLYKAIEKHANPKEVYAKKLQDEGTIDAAYAKEVEKEFKDYLQLQLDASKQAESLEGEIPMFGGAWKGLRPAKKSDIFAEANTKVSEKEFKTLATEITTLPKDKKFFRKISKLFEDRAAMIKNDSYDWAMGELMAYATLLNEGKRVRISGQDVQRGTFSHRHAVLTLEDSEEKYIPLAQVNGGDRFNIYNSLLSEYAVLGFEYGYALANPSSLTIWEAQFGDFYNGAQIIVDQYLSSAETKWKRSNGLVMLLPHGMEGQGPEHSSGRIERFLELCANDNLILANCTTPANYFHLLRRQLVRDFRKPLVVFTPKSLLRHPKVVSKLTDFTKVNFQEVIDDSYAKAASVKRVLFCSGKIYYDLLEKQQADKRTDIAIVRIEQLYPSPIEQLKAIHKKYSKAKEFIWVQEENENMGAWPYFCRTLRKTDVEFTDYIARTASGSPATGYMKKHVAQQEAIINKSFE, from the coding sequence ATGGACAAATTGACATATTTGAGTAATGCCGACTCGAGTTATATCGACGGATTATATCAAGCGTACAAAGCCGATCCAAACGCTGTAGACTTTGGCTGGCAAAAGTTTTTTGAAGGATTTGAATTTGGACAAGGTTCTGAAGGCGTATCTGGTTCTGTAGATGTTGAAAATGTTTCGGAACACGCTTTAAAGGAAATCGATGTTCTTAATATGATTCACGGCTATAGAGATCGTGGTCACCTTTTCACTCATACAAACCCTGTTCGCGAGCGTCGCAAATACTACCCAGGCAAAGAATTAGAAACTTTCGGATTATCTGAAGCTGACATGGACACTGTATTTAATGCAGGTGTTGAAGTTGGATTAGGTCCTGCGAAATTACGTGATATTCGTCAGTTGATCGAAGACACCTACTGTCGTTCGATTGGTGCGGAATTTAAATATATCCGTAACCCAGAGAAGATTAAATGGCTTCAAGATCGTATGGAGGCAGATCGTAACAAGCCGAACTACGATAAAGAAACAAAACAACGTATTCTAAAGAAACTAAATAGAGCAGTCGTTTTTGAAAACTTCCTTGGAACAAAATTCTTAGGTCAAAAACGTTTTTCTCTTGAAGGTGCAGAAGCATTGATTCCTGCATTAGACTCTGTATTGGAAAAAGGTAGCAACCTAGGTATCCAAGAGTTTATGATTGGTATGGCACACCGTGGTCGTTTGAATGTATTAGCAAACATCATGGGTAAGCCTTATAAAACTATCCTTTCGGAGTTTGAAGGTAAGATGTATGCTGATGAGGATCCTGAATTACAATTCGGTGGAGACGTAAAATACCACTTAGGATATTCTTCTGACATCACAACAGATTCTGGCAAACAAATACACTTATCATTAGCACCTAACCCTTCCCACTTGGAGACAGTTGATCCAATTGTAGAAGGTGTTGTTCGTTCTAAGATAGACATGAAATATGATGGAGATGCATCTAAAATTGCTCCTATCTTAATTCATGGGGATGCTGCAATTGCTGGACAAGGTGTCGTATATGAAGTGACTCAGATGTCTAAGTTAGAAGGTTACCGTACTGGTGGTACAATTCATATTGTTATCAACAACCAAGTAGGTTTTACGACAAACTATAAAGATGCGCGTTCTGGTACTTACTGTACTGACGTTGCAAAAATCACTTCTTCTCCAGTATTCCACGTTAATGGTGATGACGCAGAGGCAGTTGTTTATGCGATTAACTTAGCTGTAGAATATCGTCAGAAATATAAGACTGATGTTTTCATCGACTTGTTATGTTACAGACGTTATGGACATAACGAGGCAGATGAGCCTAAATTCACTCAGCCTTTATTGTATAAAGCAATCGAGAAGCATGCTAATCCGAAAGAGGTTTATGCTAAGAAACTTCAAGATGAAGGTACTATCGACGCGGCCTATGCGAAAGAAGTTGAGAAAGAATTCAAAGACTATTTACAATTGCAATTAGATGCTTCTAAACAAGCAGAAAGCTTAGAAGGTGAAATCCCTATGTTCGGTGGAGCATGGAAAGGTCTTCGCCCCGCTAAGAAATCTGATATCTTTGCTGAAGCAAACACAAAGGTTTCTGAGAAAGAGTTTAAAACACTTGCTACAGAGATTACTACTTTGCCGAAAGACAAAAAGTTCTTCCGTAAGATTTCCAAATTATTTGAAGATCGTGCAGCGATGATCAAAAATGATTCTTACGACTGGGCAATGGGAGAATTAATGGCTTACGCGACTTTATTAAATGAAGGTAAACGCGTTCGTATCTCAGGACAAGATGTTCAACGTGGAACATTCTCTCACCGTCATGCGGTATTAACATTAGAAGATTCTGAAGAGAAATACATTCCATTAGCGCAAGTTAATGGTGGTGATCGCTTCAACATCTATAACTCATTGTTATCTGAATATGCCGTTCTAGGTTTTGAATATGGATATGCACTAGCGAATCCGAGTTCATTAACAATATGGGAGGCTCAATTTGGTGACTTCTACAATGGTGCTCAAATCATCGTTGACCAGTACCTAAGTAGCGCGGAAACAAAATGGAAGCGTTCCAATGGTTTAGTGATGTTGTTACCACACGGTATGGAAGGTCAAGGCCCTGAACACTCTTCAGGTCGTATTGAGCGTTTCTTAGAGCTATGTGCTAATGACAACTTAATTCTTGCTAACTGTACAACACCTGCAAACTACTTCCACTTATTACGTCGTCAATTAGTACGTGACTTCCGTAAACCATTGGTTGTATTTACGCCAAAAAGCTTATTGCGTCATCCAAAAGTTGTTTCTAAATTAACAGACTTTACAAAAGTTAATTTCCAAGAAGTAATTGATGATAGCTACGCAAAAGCAGCTTCGGTTAAACGTGTATTATTTTGTTCAGGAAAAATCTACTACGATTTGTTAGAGAAACAACAAGCTGATAAACGTACGGATATAGCAATTGTTAGAATTGAGCAACTATACCCTAGCCCAATCGAGCAATTAAAAGCGATTCACAAAAAATACAGTAAAGCGAAAGAATTTATCTGGGTACAAGAGGAAAATGAGAACATGGGTGCATGGCCTTATTTCTGTCGTACATTACGTAAAACTGACGTTGAATTTACTGACTATATCGCACGTACGGCAAGTGGTAGCCCTGCAACAGGATACATGAAAAAACACGTTGCTCAACAAGAAGCAATCATAAATAAATCATTCGAATAA
- a CDS encoding SDR family oxidoreductase, whose product MEVIISGLNSYLGKRAMSHLNKEDFHVHGLVRDVELFRARTNEELTGSLNKVDLLRRGKEFDAFKLEKDADLAIYITHVPELGEMVNLNLEIITLNNFIELARRNNCSRIIYIARLMDKPFVSPIKAALEASGLTYTVILKNLAIGRGSVLDRYMRQVFRGKYLPYDSSIASVKFSPISALDLLRWIYNVDWKKNFLNETIEIGGPNTLTIQEMFRLYRKHLFPDSPVKSIRLPHAIMSIFYKKFYHINSEDLVEFNRLMKREYPIDNSNWKQIILFSFTPLDQIISGG is encoded by the coding sequence ATGGAAGTAATAATATCGGGCTTAAACTCCTATTTGGGGAAAAGAGCAATGAGCCATCTAAATAAAGAAGATTTTCATGTTCACGGACTTGTTCGTGACGTGGAATTATTTCGCGCAAGGACGAATGAAGAACTCACAGGATCGCTTAATAAAGTTGATTTATTACGACGTGGAAAGGAATTCGATGCATTCAAATTGGAAAAAGATGCCGATTTAGCAATCTATATTACCCATGTTCCTGAACTGGGGGAGATGGTCAACTTAAATTTAGAGATCATTACCTTAAATAACTTTATAGAACTCGCACGAAGAAATAACTGTTCACGAATTATATATATCGCGCGCCTAATGGATAAGCCTTTCGTTTCACCAATTAAGGCAGCCCTGGAAGCAAGTGGATTGACGTATACGGTAATCCTTAAGAATCTTGCTATTGGAAGGGGCAGTGTTCTTGATCGTTATATGCGACAAGTATTCCGAGGGAAATATCTACCTTATGACTCCAGTATTGCTTCTGTGAAATTCAGCCCCATTTCAGCCTTAGATTTGCTACGTTGGATTTACAATGTGGATTGGAAGAAAAACTTCTTGAATGAAACAATTGAAATTGGAGGGCCAAATACATTAACGATTCAAGAGATGTTTCGATTGTATAGGAAGCATTTGTTTCCTGATTCTCCAGTCAAAAGCATTCGATTACCCCATGCAATCATGAGTATATTTTACAAGAAATTCTATCATATCAACAGTGAGGACCTTGTAGAATTTAATCGCCTAATGAAAAGAGAATATCCTATTGATAATTCAAATTGGAAACAAATTATCCTGTTTTCTTTTACACCACTTGATCAAATTATAAGTGGTGGTTAA
- a CDS encoding UbiD family decarboxylase, with amino-acid sequence MGYKSLHECVIDLENNGHLIRIKEEVDPYLEMAAIHMRVYDAQGPAIYFENIKGSKFPAVSNLFGTLDRSRFMFRDTLEHVKRLVDVKMNPMSVLKNPLRYAGSSMVALGALPWKRKSNAPILYGRTSISELPQIVNWPMDGGPFVTMPQVYTEDMTKPGIMNANLGMYRIQLGGNEYIQNEEIGLHYQLHRGIGVHQTKANQLGKPLKVSIFVGGPPSHPLSAVMPLPEGLSEMIFAGTLGNRRFRYFYDDEGFCISADADFVITGTVYPNENKPEGPFGDHIGYYSLVHPFPLMKVHKVYHKKDPIWSFTVVGRPPQEDTSFGALIHEITGNAIPQQIAGLHAVHAVDPAGVHPLLFAIGSERYTPYQKVERPQEVLTIANQILGTNQLSLAKYLFISAFEDNPKLDIHDIEGFFTHIFERIDLTRDLHFLTKTTIDTLDYTGDGLNAGSKVTFAAVGDKKRELARTLPAGFELPRPFQNAKLALPGIIVIDGKSFSSYEEEAKVLAEWTRAASNYDWTGIQCIVLADDAGFVAENENNFVWTTFTRSNPSYDIYGIDSFTEYKHWGCRGPVIIDARAKPHHAPDLIKDPEVERRVEQLATKGGSLHGII; translated from the coding sequence ATGGGATACAAAAGCTTGCACGAATGTGTAATAGATTTAGAAAATAACGGACACTTAATCCGAATTAAAGAGGAGGTTGATCCTTATCTAGAAATGGCTGCAATTCATATGCGTGTCTATGATGCGCAGGGTCCTGCAATCTATTTTGAAAATATAAAAGGGTCGAAATTTCCAGCAGTCTCTAATCTGTTTGGCACATTGGATCGATCGAGATTCATGTTTCGAGATACCCTTGAGCATGTAAAACGATTGGTTGATGTGAAAATGAATCCCATGTCTGTTTTAAAAAATCCGCTACGCTATGCGGGCTCTTCGATGGTGGCTTTAGGCGCTCTTCCTTGGAAGAGAAAATCCAATGCACCTATATTGTATGGGCGGACAAGTATTTCGGAGCTTCCTCAAATTGTCAATTGGCCAATGGATGGTGGACCATTTGTTACTATGCCGCAAGTATATACTGAGGATATGACAAAGCCGGGCATTATGAATGCCAACTTAGGCATGTATAGAATTCAACTTGGGGGAAATGAATATATACAAAACGAAGAAATCGGACTCCATTATCAATTACACCGTGGAATCGGTGTTCATCAAACCAAAGCAAATCAACTAGGGAAGCCTTTAAAGGTCAGTATCTTTGTTGGAGGTCCTCCTTCGCATCCGCTTTCGGCGGTGATGCCTCTTCCAGAGGGATTATCTGAAATGATCTTTGCTGGCACATTAGGGAATCGAAGATTCCGCTATTTTTATGACGACGAAGGGTTTTGTATCTCAGCAGATGCTGATTTTGTTATTACTGGAACAGTTTATCCAAATGAAAATAAACCGGAAGGACCTTTCGGTGATCATATAGGTTATTACTCCTTAGTGCATCCTTTCCCTTTGATGAAAGTGCATAAAGTTTACCATAAAAAGGATCCTATTTGGTCATTTACGGTTGTAGGGCGTCCGCCTCAAGAAGATACAAGTTTTGGGGCATTGATTCATGAAATAACTGGAAATGCGATTCCTCAGCAAATTGCTGGTTTACATGCTGTTCATGCGGTAGACCCTGCTGGCGTTCATCCGCTGTTATTTGCAATCGGTAGTGAGCGTTATACTCCATATCAAAAAGTGGAAAGACCCCAGGAAGTTTTAACGATTGCGAACCAAATACTAGGGACAAATCAGCTTAGTTTAGCGAAATATCTATTTATCTCTGCATTTGAAGATAATCCAAAGCTGGATATTCATGATATCGAAGGGTTCTTTACCCATATATTTGAAAGAATAGACTTAACTCGAGACTTACATTTCTTAACAAAGACTACGATAGATACACTTGATTACACTGGCGATGGCTTAAATGCTGGTTCTAAAGTGACTTTTGCTGCTGTTGGGGACAAAAAACGTGAGCTCGCGCGAACGTTGCCTGCTGGTTTTGAATTACCAAGACCTTTCCAAAATGCTAAGTTGGCTTTGCCAGGTATAATTGTTATCGATGGAAAGTCTTTTTCAAGCTACGAAGAGGAAGCAAAAGTATTGGCGGAGTGGACAAGGGCTGCTTCGAATTATGATTGGACTGGAATCCAATGTATTGTTCTCGCTGATGATGCTGGATTCGTGGCCGAGAATGAGAATAATTTTGTGTGGACGACATTTACTAGAAGCAATCCTTCGTATGATATCTACGGGATAGATAGCTTTACGGAATACAAGCATTGGGGCTGTCGCGGTCCTGTCATTATTGATGCGCGAGCTAAGCCACATCATGCTCCAGATTTGATTAAAGATCCGGAAGTTGAGCGCCGTGTAGAACAGCTAGCTACTAAAGGAGGCTCATTGCACGGAATAATATAG
- the asnB gene encoding asparagine synthase B produces the protein MCGIVGAFDLKQSSGSLRSQVLEMSKRIRHRGPDWSGIFSSDRAILAHERLAIVDPKSGSQPLFSPDGQVVLAVNGEIYNHQDLRNSLPNYQFSTLSDSEVVLALYLEKGPSFVEELNGIFGFVLYDGRDDSFFIARDHMGIIPLYYGKDESGQIFVASELKSLEGFCVEMDQFPPGHYLYSKEGLTPKKWYTREWESFDTVKDATTDLDVLRKGLEDAVHRQLMSDVPYGVLLSGGLDSSVIAAVTKKFASKRIESKDQEEAWYPQLHSFAVGLVGSPDLIAAKKAADHIGTIHHEVNFTIQEGLDAIRDVIYHLETYDVTTIRASTPMYLLARVIKSMGIKMVLSGEGSDELFGGYLYFHKAPNAQEFHEETVRKLKKLYLYDCLRANKSLAAWGVEGRVPFLDKEFMDVAMSINPADKMIKDGRMEKWVVRKAFEDYLPESIAWRQKEQFSDGVGYSWIDTLKEQAERLVSDTEFETAAGRFPINTPKNKEEYLYRSIFERHFPSEAAAKTVPSVKSVACSTPEALLWDASFQNLNDPSGRAVASVHNESYEKSKPASIVD, from the coding sequence ATGTGTGGAATCGTAGGAGCATTTGATTTGAAACAGTCCTCAGGGAGCCTTAGATCGCAGGTCTTAGAAATGTCGAAAAGAATTCGTCATCGCGGACCAGATTGGTCTGGTATTTTTAGTTCTGATCGTGCGATATTAGCTCATGAGCGCTTAGCTATTGTAGATCCAAAATCGGGAAGTCAACCTTTATTTAGTCCAGATGGACAAGTTGTTTTAGCTGTAAATGGAGAGATATATAACCACCAAGACCTACGAAATTCTCTTCCAAATTATCAGTTTTCAACACTTTCTGATTCAGAAGTTGTATTAGCGTTATATTTAGAAAAAGGTCCTTCCTTTGTGGAAGAATTAAACGGAATCTTTGGTTTCGTACTATACGATGGTCGTGATGATTCGTTTTTTATCGCTCGTGATCATATGGGTATTATCCCGTTATATTACGGTAAAGATGAATCGGGGCAAATCTTCGTGGCATCTGAACTAAAATCGTTAGAAGGTTTTTGCGTAGAGATGGATCAATTCCCTCCAGGACATTATCTATACAGTAAAGAAGGGTTAACGCCTAAAAAGTGGTATACAAGAGAGTGGGAGAGTTTCGATACAGTGAAAGACGCGACAACTGATTTAGATGTGTTGAGAAAAGGATTGGAGGATGCTGTTCATCGTCAGTTGATGTCTGATGTACCCTACGGTGTATTATTATCAGGAGGTCTAGACTCTTCAGTAATTGCTGCTGTGACTAAGAAATTTGCTTCAAAGCGTATTGAAAGTAAGGATCAAGAGGAAGCATGGTATCCACAGCTACATTCATTTGCTGTAGGTTTAGTTGGCTCACCAGATTTGATTGCAGCTAAAAAGGCAGCTGACCATATCGGTACCATTCACCACGAGGTAAATTTTACGATCCAAGAAGGCTTGGATGCTATTCGTGATGTTATTTATCATTTGGAAACTTATGATGTTACAACCATTCGTGCGTCTACACCGATGTATTTGCTTGCGCGTGTCATCAAATCGATGGGTATCAAAATGGTATTGTCAGGAGAAGGCTCCGATGAATTATTCGGTGGTTATTTATATTTCCATAAGGCACCTAATGCTCAAGAATTTCATGAAGAGACCGTTCGTAAACTGAAGAAACTGTATTTGTATGATTGCCTTCGTGCGAACAAGTCTTTAGCGGCATGGGGAGTAGAAGGCCGTGTACCGTTTTTAGATAAGGAATTTATGGATGTTGCGATGAGCATTAATCCTGCGGACAAAATGATTAAAGATGGTAGGATGGAGAAGTGGGTTGTTCGTAAGGCCTTTGAGGATTATTTACCAGAGAGTATTGCATGGCGTCAAAAGGAACAATTTTCAGATGGTGTTGGATATTCTTGGATTGATACCTTGAAAGAACAAGCTGAGCGCCTTGTCTCGGATACTGAATTTGAAACGGCAGCTGGACGTTTCCCTATTAACACGCCAAAGAACAAAGAAGAGTATTTATATCGTAGTATTTTTGAAAGACATTTCCCTTCAGAAGCTGCGGCGAAGACTGTACCTTCCGTAAAATCGGTTGCATGCAGTACGCCCGAAGCATTATTATGGGATGCATCTTTCCAAAACTTGAATGATCCTTCTGGTCGTGCAGTAGCTTCCGTACATAATGAAAGTTATGAAAAAAGCAAACCTGCTTCGATTGTAGATTAA
- the rocD gene encoding ornithine--oxo-acid transaminase, whose protein sequence is MNISSKKNNAQHYINLEEKYGAHNYHPLPVVLEKGNGVYVWDVEGNRYFDFLSAYSAVNQGHCHPRIINALKKQAEQLTLTSRAFYNNKLGELESFLCQLFGYDKTLMMNSGVEAVETAMKLCRKWGYQIKGLPENSAKIVFAKDNFHGRTLSVISASNDLTATHNFGPFIEGILQVPYNDIEALERLFQTEPHIAGFIVEPIQGEAGIIVPAEDYLQKVRALCTKYRVLFIADEIQTGIGRTGSMLASYDILDPHSMSKPDVIILGKALSAGVLPVSAVLANDEVMMTIHPGEHGSTYGGNPLACAVALEAVQTVIDEDLANHAKQMGELFRNGLNNIASRCPLITNVRGKGLLNAIVIDADENDETAWNICLSFKENGLLAKPTHGNKIRLAPPLVISPEEITESLRLIEKSLSKFTE, encoded by the coding sequence ATGAATATCTCGAGTAAAAAAAACAACGCTCAGCACTATATCAACTTAGAAGAAAAATATGGCGCGCATAACTACCATCCCCTTCCTGTAGTTCTAGAAAAAGGAAACGGTGTATATGTTTGGGATGTCGAAGGCAACAGATATTTTGACTTTCTTTCTGCTTACTCTGCCGTAAATCAAGGCCACTGCCATCCCCGAATTATTAACGCATTGAAAAAGCAAGCAGAACAGCTCACATTAACCTCCCGTGCTTTCTACAATAATAAATTAGGTGAGTTAGAATCTTTTCTATGTCAACTTTTTGGATATGATAAAACACTCATGATGAACTCTGGTGTTGAAGCTGTTGAAACAGCCATGAAATTATGTCGAAAATGGGGATATCAGATTAAAGGTTTACCAGAAAATAGCGCAAAGATTGTATTTGCAAAGGATAATTTCCATGGACGAACATTATCAGTGATCTCCGCATCCAATGATTTGACGGCTACCCACAACTTTGGACCTTTCATCGAGGGAATCTTGCAGGTTCCTTACAACGATATCGAAGCGTTAGAGCGCTTATTCCAAACCGAACCACATATCGCCGGATTTATTGTAGAGCCTATACAGGGCGAAGCTGGAATTATTGTACCAGCAGAAGACTATCTCCAAAAAGTCAGAGCATTATGCACAAAGTACCGTGTATTATTCATTGCTGATGAAATTCAAACTGGAATTGGACGTACAGGAAGTATGCTAGCTTCCTATGATATCTTGGATCCGCATTCAATGAGTAAACCTGACGTTATTATATTAGGGAAAGCGTTGTCTGCTGGTGTACTGCCCGTTTCAGCTGTTCTTGCTAATGACGAGGTGATGATGACCATTCATCCGGGAGAACATGGTTCAACTTATGGTGGCAATCCTTTAGCCTGTGCAGTAGCGTTAGAAGCCGTACAAACGGTTATTGATGAAGATCTTGCCAACCATGCCAAACAAATGGGAGAACTCTTTAGAAATGGCTTAAACAACATTGCAAGTCGTTGTCCTTTAATCACCAATGTCCGCGGTAAAGGACTCTTAAATGCAATTGTTATTGATGCAGACGAAAACGACGAAACTGCTTGGAACATCTGCTTGTCCTTTAAGGAAAATGGTTTATTAGCAAAACCTACTCATGGAAATAAAATACGCTTAGCCCCTCCTTTAGTTATCAGTCCAGAAGAAATAACAGAAAGTCTTCGCTTGATCGAAAAGTCTTTGAGTAAATTCACTGAATAA
- a CDS encoding deoxyribodipyrimidine photo-lyase encodes MGKKVVLVWFRNDLRLHDNEVLVEALNKSDLIIPVYCFDPRYFKTNKFEQKNTGILRASFVLESVSHLKEQLQNMQSDLMTFVGYPEEILPQLCAKYEVDEVYHHREVAYRETMISELVESALWENKINLRHFIGHTLYHKEDLPFPIKDIPNKFNVFRKKIERESMVRKPIASPEKIASPQHLEPTELPTLSDLGYSESEIEKTKGKTFEGGEAKGTQKLNQLLDPHYSDFQNFTLISHYISVGALSPIYVYDEMIKSNLNQNKKRFDRLLTALLWRDYFRFMLKKYPNIFFQANGLHDDKHFSEELDSEAIRKWMSGNTGEDLIDESMEKLLRSGNLTYMNRRLLASYYMQEVSNNWLLGASFFEEHLLDYNPASNYGYWSHIAGVGTSDKENTASSWHELAKKLETQKA; translated from the coding sequence ATGGGTAAAAAAGTCGTATTAGTTTGGTTTAGGAATGATTTACGTTTGCATGATAATGAAGTATTAGTGGAAGCGTTAAATAAATCCGACTTGATTATTCCGGTTTATTGCTTTGACCCTCGCTACTTTAAAACCAATAAATTCGAACAAAAAAACACGGGAATTCTTCGTGCCTCCTTCGTACTTGAGTCGGTCTCGCATTTGAAAGAGCAATTGCAAAACATGCAGAGTGACTTAATGACTTTCGTTGGATATCCTGAAGAGATCCTACCACAACTTTGCGCAAAGTATGAAGTTGATGAAGTTTATCATCATCGCGAAGTGGCTTATCGGGAAACTATGATCTCGGAGTTAGTGGAGTCGGCTCTTTGGGAAAATAAAATTAATCTCCGACACTTTATTGGGCATACGCTTTACCACAAAGAAGATTTACCCTTTCCAATTAAAGATATCCCTAACAAATTTAATGTATTCCGAAAGAAAATCGAACGTGAAAGCATGGTTCGCAAACCGATTGCTTCACCGGAAAAGATTGCTAGCCCACAGCATTTAGAGCCGACAGAGCTCCCGACGCTGTCCGACTTAGGCTATTCTGAATCGGAAATTGAGAAAACGAAAGGAAAAACATTTGAAGGTGGTGAAGCCAAAGGAACCCAAAAGCTAAACCAACTTTTAGATCCACATTACAGTGATTTTCAGAATTTCACATTGATCTCTCACTATATATCCGTTGGTGCTTTATCTCCGATATATGTTTATGATGAGATGATTAAGTCAAATCTGAATCAAAATAAAAAACGCTTTGATCGATTACTAACAGCACTATTATGGAGAGATTATTTCCGTTTTATGCTAAAAAAATATCCCAACATTTTTTTCCAAGCGAATGGCTTGCATGATGACAAACATTTCTCGGAAGAACTCGATAGCGAAGCTATTCGAAAATGGATGAGTGGAAACACGGGTGAAGATTTAATCGATGAATCTATGGAAAAGTTGTTGCGTAGCGGCAATTTGACGTATATGAATCGTCGACTGCTTGCAAGTTATTACATGCAAGAAGTAAGTAACAATTGGCTATTAGGCGCTTCCTTTTTCGAGGAACACTTACTAGACTATAATCCGGCCTCAAATTATGGCTATTGGTCACATATTGCAGGAGTCGGAACAAGCGATAAAGAGAACACAGCAAGCAGCTGGCATGAGCTTGCAAAAAAACTAGAAACACAAAAAGCATAA